Proteins encoded together in one Formosa sp. Hel3_A1_48 window:
- a CDS encoding transporter: protein MTPIFKAFLVFFICFTTLIQAQYTDVINSNRPGASQTAFSVGKKVLQFELGPFISNEKRSPYPSYKAKGFGVDFAAHYGFLKEALEVNIQGTYQSETQTYNFAVPVENKRANFRYLNLGAKYLIYDPNKNKEEKINVYSYHANRGFKWKQLIPAVAVSAGVNFDTKSNPYVADGVEGLSYRAALITQNNFYGGWVFVTNLMMDRISSNQQDLHYILTLTHSFNPKWVVFAETQGIKSDFYADNLLRFGGGYLFNKDLQLDTALTLNFKDTPSIFGVNFGVSYRIDRHEDQLKIKNKSSGKKKRKRKSRSKRNSKKKKVENFDEG from the coding sequence ATGACACCAATATTTAAGGCTTTTCTAGTTTTCTTTATCTGTTTTACAACCTTAATTCAAGCGCAATACACCGATGTCATTAACTCCAACCGCCCTGGAGCTTCACAAACTGCATTTTCAGTGGGAAAAAAAGTACTTCAGTTTGAATTAGGCCCATTCATTTCAAATGAAAAAAGATCACCCTACCCATCTTATAAAGCCAAAGGTTTTGGAGTTGATTTTGCTGCACACTATGGCTTTTTGAAAGAAGCTTTGGAAGTCAATATTCAAGGGACTTACCAAAGTGAAACACAAACCTACAATTTTGCTGTGCCCGTGGAAAATAAAAGAGCTAATTTCAGGTATTTAAATTTGGGGGCTAAATATTTAATTTACGACCCTAATAAGAATAAAGAAGAAAAAATTAACGTCTATAGTTATCACGCTAATCGAGGTTTTAAATGGAAGCAACTCATACCTGCGGTAGCAGTTTCAGCTGGAGTTAATTTCGATACAAAAAGCAACCCGTACGTAGCTGATGGAGTTGAAGGATTAAGTTACCGGGCAGCACTGATTACTCAAAATAATTTTTATGGAGGCTGGGTGTTTGTGACCAATCTAATGATGGACCGTATAAGTTCAAATCAACAAGATTTACACTACATTCTAACACTAACACACTCATTCAATCCGAAATGGGTTGTATTTGCAGAAACTCAAGGTATAAAAAGCGACTTTTACGCAGATAATTTACTGCGCTTTGGTGGTGGTTATCTTTTTAACAAAGACCTTCAACTTGATACTGCACTAACTCTGAATTTTAAAGATACACCTTCTATTTTTGGAGTAAATTTTGGGGTTTCTTATCGAATCGATCGCCATGAAGATCAGCTAAAAATCAAAAATAAATCTTCAGGAAAAAAGAAAAGAAAAAGGAAATCACGCTCAAAAAGAAATTCCAAAAAAAAGAAAGTTGAAAATTTTGATGAAGGATAG
- a CDS encoding GTP cyclohydrolase, protein MLSVKEVSTKKGVRNFVKFPFKLYKQSPYWVPPIISEEMKIFDEATNPILKDAELKLFLAYRGSKVVGRIAAIINWIEVNTQNTRKMRFGWFDFIDDLEVSRALLAKVTEIGKQQNLAFIEGPVGFSNLDKVGVLTYGFDHIGTMVSWYNHPYYKTHLEALEFKVEKEYFEHKHAFKDIRIENYNRLESVIKKRYGLKELNFKKTQDMMQYADQMFDLFNESYSELSSFVKITDIQKDFMKKKFLNFIAPEYIKFVVNTDEKLVGFAVVMPSFAEALQKMKGKLIPFGLFHLIKAQKSKSVNFLLIGIHPEYQNKGVHAILFSEYHRSFKTKGITECRRTPELSDNKAIQKLWREFNPQLIKKRCTYKKVL, encoded by the coding sequence ATGCTTAGTGTAAAAGAAGTGAGCACAAAGAAAGGGGTACGTAATTTCGTGAAATTTCCTTTTAAATTATACAAACAATCTCCGTATTGGGTACCGCCCATTATTTCGGAAGAAATGAAGATTTTTGATGAAGCAACAAACCCAATTCTAAAAGATGCAGAGCTAAAATTATTTTTAGCATACAGAGGTTCAAAAGTCGTGGGACGTATAGCAGCTATTATCAATTGGATTGAAGTCAATACACAAAACACTCGAAAAATGCGGTTTGGTTGGTTTGATTTTATTGATGATTTGGAAGTTAGTAGAGCCTTACTGGCCAAAGTCACAGAAATAGGCAAACAACAAAACTTAGCCTTTATAGAAGGCCCTGTAGGGTTCTCAAATTTAGATAAAGTTGGGGTTTTAACCTATGGCTTTGACCACATTGGCACCATGGTTTCTTGGTACAATCACCCCTATTATAAAACACACTTGGAAGCCTTGGAATTTAAGGTTGAAAAAGAATATTTCGAACACAAACATGCTTTTAAAGATATTAGAATTGAGAATTATAACAGGCTGGAGTCTGTTATTAAGAAACGTTATGGCTTAAAAGAACTTAATTTTAAGAAAACTCAAGACATGATGCAATATGCAGATCAAATGTTTGATTTGTTCAATGAGAGCTATTCGGAGTTGTCTTCATTTGTGAAAATTACAGATATTCAAAAGGACTTTATGAAAAAGAAGTTTTTGAATTTTATTGCACCGGAATATATCAAATTCGTCGTCAATACAGACGAAAAATTGGTAGGGTTTGCTGTTGTGATGCCTTCGTTTGCAGAAGCACTTCAAAAAATGAAAGGAAAACTAATCCCTTTTGGACTGTTTCATTTAATCAAAGCACAAAAATCTAAATCAGTAAATTTTCTTTTAATAGGAATACACCCTGAATATCAAAACAAGGGTGTTCACGCAATTTTATTTAGTGAATACCACAGATCATTTAAAACTAAAGGGATTACAGAATGTAGAAGAACACCAGAGTTGTCTGATAACAAAGCGATTCAAAAACTATGGAGAGAATTTAATCCGCAATTGATTAAAAAGCGCTGTACATACAAAAAAGTCTTATAG
- a CDS encoding DUF4834 family protein has product MIQTASFVGLLKTVLIIILSYTVFKYVMRLLAPFFLRSIARKMERQFNQNTAPPTRQKEGEVSIDKTPDKQASNNDVGEYVDYEEID; this is encoded by the coding sequence ATGATTCAAACAGCATCTTTTGTGGGTCTTTTAAAAACGGTATTGATTATTATTTTATCGTACACTGTTTTTAAATACGTTATGCGTCTGTTGGCTCCTTTTTTTCTGCGTTCAATAGCACGTAAAATGGAACGTCAATTCAATCAAAATACTGCGCCCCCAACTAGACAGAAGGAGGGCGAAGTCTCTATAGATAAAACTCCTGACAAACAAGCATCAAATAATGATGTTGGAGAATATGTTGATTACGAAGAAATAGATTAA
- a CDS encoding aminotransferase class I/II-fold pyridoxal phosphate-dependent enzyme, whose amino-acid sequence MRDLFEKIYKDKGPLGKWASQAEGYFVFPKLEGQISNRMKFQGKDVITWSINDYLGLANHPEVRKVDASASNEYGSAYPMGARMMSGHTSLHEQLQQELAAFVNKEAAYVLNFGYQGIMSTIDALVGKDDVIVYDVDAHACIIDGVRLHMGKRFTYKHNDIESLEKNLERATKMAEQTGGGILVISEGVFGMRGEQGKLKEIAALKNKYNFRFLVDDAHGFGTLGATGAGAGEEQGVQDDIDVYFATFAKSMASTGAFIAADKEIIDYLKYNLRSQMFAKSLQMQLVKGALKRLDMIRTMPELKQNLWKIVNALQSGLRARGFDLGTTQSCVTPVYLKGSIPEAMALVKDLRENHGIFCSIVVYPVIPKGLILLRLIPTSMHTLEDVEETLQAFSSIRERLNSGLYKRLSAAVSAAMGE is encoded by the coding sequence ATGAGAGACTTATTTGAGAAAATCTACAAGGATAAAGGACCGTTAGGTAAGTGGGCAAGTCAGGCGGAGGGGTATTTTGTATTTCCGAAACTCGAAGGTCAAATTTCAAACCGAATGAAATTTCAAGGCAAAGATGTCATTACTTGGAGTATAAATGATTATTTAGGACTAGCCAATCACCCCGAGGTTCGTAAGGTAGATGCTTCAGCTTCTAATGAATATGGTTCAGCATACCCAATGGGTGCGCGAATGATGTCTGGTCATACTTCGCTTCACGAGCAATTGCAGCAAGAATTGGCTGCTTTTGTAAATAAAGAAGCTGCTTATGTTTTAAACTTTGGCTATCAAGGCATAATGTCCACAATTGATGCTCTGGTAGGAAAAGATGACGTCATTGTATATGATGTTGATGCTCATGCATGTATTATTGACGGTGTGCGTTTACATATGGGAAAACGCTTTACCTACAAACACAATGATATTGAAAGTTTAGAAAAAAACCTAGAACGCGCTACTAAGATGGCTGAGCAAACTGGTGGTGGTATCCTCGTGATCTCAGAAGGGGTTTTTGGTATGCGTGGTGAGCAGGGAAAACTGAAAGAGATTGCGGCTTTAAAAAATAAATATAACTTTCGCTTTTTAGTGGATGATGCTCATGGGTTTGGTACTCTCGGTGCAACTGGCGCAGGCGCAGGAGAAGAACAGGGTGTGCAAGACGATATTGATGTGTATTTTGCAACATTTGCTAAGTCTATGGCGAGTACAGGAGCTTTCATAGCAGCGGATAAAGAAATTATAGATTATTTAAAATACAATTTGCGTTCTCAAATGTTCGCAAAATCTTTGCAAATGCAACTTGTAAAAGGGGCCTTAAAACGTTTAGACATGATTAGAACCATGCCTGAACTTAAACAAAACCTTTGGAAGATTGTAAATGCTTTGCAATCAGGTCTAAGAGCTCGTGGTTTCGATTTAGGAACTACTCAAAGTTGTGTTACACCTGTCTATCTGAAAGGAAGCATTCCCGAAGCTATGGCATTGGTTAAAGATTTACGTGAAAATCATGGGATATTTTGCTCAATTGTAGTGTACCCCGTAATTCCAAAAGGTTTAATTTTACTGCGTTTAATCCCTACCTCAATGCATACGTTGGAAGATGTTGAGGAAACTTTGCAAGCGTTTTCAAGTATTAGAGAACGCTTAAATTCAGGTCTATATAAGCGCCTTTCGGCAGCTGTTTCTGCAGCAATGGGAGAGTAA